The following are encoded together in the Thunnus maccoyii chromosome 18, fThuMac1.1, whole genome shotgun sequence genome:
- the ankrd54 gene encoding ankyrin repeat domain-containing protein 54: MDGWSPIVATASDNDRSSSEGEYMVEPGPEDETREAEEEDGEHRGNNVDGMDDGGTAVGFGISGIGEGKVVLGRVGQRDDKELRYLHLLWEPGRAEVGAGGVASKLGKMTGSRARRHHRAARNHGPIGKDIYAAKRLREAANSNDIDTVRKLLQDDIDPCAADDKGRTALHFSSCNGNESIVQLLLSYGADPNQRDSLGNTPLHLAACTNHVPVITTLLRGGARVDALDRAGRTPLHLARSKLNILQEGDSRSLETLRGEVTQIIQMLREYLNLMGQSEAKERLEHISTQLQHTRTKEQVDEVTDLLASFTSLSLQKQNLGDR; encoded by the exons ATGGACGGGTGGAGCCCAATCGTTGCGACAGCCTCGGATAACGACCGCTCCAGTTCCGAGGGGGAGTACATGGTGGAGCCTGGACCCGAAGATGAAACCcgggaggcggaggaggaggacggagaGCATCGCGGTAATAATGTTGACGGCATGGACGACGGGGGCACCGCTGTCGGGTTCGGAATAAGTGGGATTGGGGAAGGCAAGGTGGTGTTGGGTCGAGTCGGACAGAGAGACGACAAAGAGCTGAGGTACCTGCACTTGTTGTGGGAGCCGGGGCGAGCTGAGGTTGGCGCCGGTGGTGTGGCGAGCAAGCTGGGGAAGATGACGGGGAGCAGGGCCAGGCGGCACCACAGAGCTGCACGGAACCATGGTCCTATTGGCAAAGATATTTATG CTGCGAAAAGACTGAGGGAAGCGGCAAACAGCAACGACATCGACACAG TACGAAAGCTCCTGCAAGACGACATAGACCCCTGTGCAGCAGACGACAAGGGAAGGACAGCCCTCCATTTCTCTTCCTGCAATGGCAATGAGAGCATTG TGCAATTGTTGCTGAGCTACGGCGCTGACCCCAACCAGCGAGACAGTCTTGGGAACACCCCCCTCCATCTGG CGGCCTGTACCAACCACGTGCCTGTAATCACCACATTGCTCAGAGGAG GAGCCCGTGTGGATGCTCTGGACAGAGCGGGCAGGACCCCTCTGCATCTAGCTCGCTCCAAGCTGAACATTCTGCAGGAGGGAGATTCACGCAGCTTAGAAACCCTGAGAGGGGAAGTCACACAG ATTATTCAAATGCTGAGGGAATACCTGAACCTAATGGGCCAGAGTGAAGCTAAAGAGAGGCTGGAGCACATTTCGACACAGTTGCAGCACACACGCACCAAAGAGCAG gTGGATGAAGTGACTGATTTACTGGCCAGTTTTACATCACTCAGTCTACAGAAACAGAATTTGGGAGATAGGTAG
- the foxred2 gene encoding FAD-dependent oxidoreductase domain-containing protein 2 translates to MDSSLPCLILFILIGLVKCSVDDHHHNSTHHYDYCVLGAGPAGLQMGHFLSKAKRDYIILERNSGPGSFFNKYPRHRKLISINKIHTGRQNREFNLRHDWNSLLSDKPDLLFKRVSSEFYPPADAFPVYLSMFVKELGLRVRYGVDVGRIRVVQSATSRTYVLTDQHATDYKCSVLLVATGLWVPQEVEFVGSDLVEGYESISTNPEDYKDQVVLILGKGNSAFETAQSILGRASHVHMVSRSPVRLAWQTHYVGDLRAVNNELIDTYQLKSLDGLVEAHLEKIVIAQRKEKGSRRKGRKQQSKEKKGQLYVTLNKYIQNQKEKNGSDVTAEELPGYHIDNFSMRKPYDRVIRCLGFRFNFSIFDSSACPPNSANARGRLPAVTPWYEGQDTPGLFVLGTAAHSRDYRSSAGGFIHGFRYTVRAVHRVLEHRYHSNLWPSTKLLTTQLQSWILKRVGEASGPYQMFEILGDIILLRGSHCEYVEEFPLQALPQFSSLSGHEVSNHGLVILVMQYGKKKIDYLGRGRAVTDWTKAWKSHFLHPVLYYYDTLPTEEEMKHRPHGWPLPRPKAIHHMVEDFLAEWESPISHIQPLRRFLEHCVQTDLRAFYAESCFRFSLTHRKPPLFCRQGYLKQQGVAHSSQLRQHFFGTGLMPTEQDADTSGADTAFSNYLAQAGASMSSGLKLDF, encoded by the exons ATGGATTCGAGCCTTCCTTGTTTGATCCTCTTCATCCTGATTGGCCTTGTTAAATGCTCTGTTGATGACCACCATCACAACAGCACCCATCACTATGATTACTGTGTGCTTGGAGCTGGGCCTGCAGGACTGCAGATGGGACACTTCCTTTCCAAGGCTAAAAGAGACTACATCATCCTGGAGAGGAACTCAGGACCGGGCAGCTTCTTTAACAA ATATCCCAGGCACAGGAAGCTCATTAGCATTAACAAGATCCACACAGGAAGGCAGAACCGAGAGTTCAACTTGCGCCACGATTGGAACTCGCTGCTGAGTGATAAACCCGACCTCCTGTTCAAGCGAGTCAGCAGTGAGTTTTACCCACCAGCTGATGCCTTCCCAGTCTACCTGTCCATGTTTGTGAAGGAGCTCGGGCTGAGGGTCCGGTATGGTGTGGATGTTGGAAGGATCAGGGTAGTGCAGTCAGCCACCAGCAGGACTTACGTCTTGACTGATCAACATGCGACGGACTACAAATGCAG CGTCCTTCTGGTAGCCACAGGTTTGTGGGTTCCTCAGGAGGTAGAGTTTGTTGGCTCTGACCTGGTTGAGGGCTATGAGTCCATCTCCACTAACCCTGAGGACTATAAGGATCAGGTTGTCCTTATTCTGGGCAAGGGGAACTCTGCTTTTGAAACAGCCCAGAGCATCCTGGGAAGAGCAAGTCATGTCCACATGGTCAGTCGAAGCCCTGTTCGACTGGCTTGGCAAACACATTATGTGGGAGATCTCAG agcTGTGAATAATGAGCTGATAGACACGTACCAGCTGAAGTCCCTTGACGGGTTAGTGGAAGCTCACCTGGAGAAAATAGTTATCGCTCAACGCAAGGAGAAAGGCAGCAGGagaaaaggcagaaaacaacaaagcaaagagaagaaGGGACAGTTGTATGTGACTTTAAATAAGTACATACAAAACCAGAAAGAAAAGAACGGCTCTGATGTGACAGCAGAAGAACTGCCGGGGTATCACATTGACAACTTCTCCATGCGAAAGCCCTACGACCGAGTAATTCGATGCCTTGGATTCCGATTCAACTTCAGCATATTTGACAG CTCTGCCTGCCCACCGAACAGTGCGAATGCGAGAGGGAGGTTGCCAGCAGTGACACCCTGGTATGAAGGTCAAGACACCCCGGGTTTGTTTGTACTGGGAACTGCTGCCCACTCCAGAGACTATCGCTCATCTGCTGGCGGGTTCATCCATGGGTTCCGTTATACAG TGCGAGCTGTACATCGTGTACTTGAACATCGTTACCATAGCAACCTGTGGCCATCTACAAAGCTGTTGACAACACAGCTGCAGTCCTGGATTCTGAAGCGGGTCGGCGAGGCCTCTGGGCCGTACCAAATGTTTGAGATCCTTGGGGACATTATACTGCTCCGAGG CTCTCACTGTGAATACGTGGAAGAGTTTCCACTCCAGGCCTTGCCTCAGTTCTCCTCTCTCTCGGGCCATGAGGTGTCCAACCATGGACTGGTGATTCTGGTCATGCAGTACGGGAAGAAGAAGATTGACTATCTGGGTCGTGGCAGGGCAGTAACAGACTGGACCAAAGCTTGGAAATCCCACTTTCTCCACCCGGTTTTATACTACTATGATACACTTCCTACTG aggAAGAAATGAAGCACCGTCCCCATGGTTGGCCTTTACCGAGGCCCAAGGCAATTCATCACATGGTTGAGGACTTTCTTGCAGAATGGGAGAGTCCCATATCACACATCCAGCCACTGCGGCGCTTCCTGGAACACTGTGTCCAGACTGACCTCAGAGCCTTCTATGCAG AATCATGTTTCCGCTTCTCCCTTACCCACCGCAAGCCGCCGTTGTTTTGCCGCCAAGGATACTTGAAGCAGCAGGGTGTCGCTCACAGCAGTCAGCTGAGGCAGCACTTCTTCGGCACAGGACTGATGCCTACTGAGCAGGATGCGGACACATCAGGGGCTGACACCGCATTCTCTAACTACCTGGCACAAGCTGGAGCCTCCATGTCTTCAGGATTGAAACTTGACTTCTGA